A genomic region of Bactrocera dorsalis isolate Fly_Bdor chromosome 3, ASM2337382v1, whole genome shotgun sequence contains the following coding sequences:
- the LOC105225477 gene encoding uncharacterized protein LOC105225477 — MAATLEKKIKVEIDWLKGTLFPKLLENTNFRTDNSIDGATDNVKLINVQLKFIGVEEAFMLTTCYRAIIKLQQGNKPEKTTTIVVKKTPNLPQEVFDGIQFRALFSNEIIAYNSILPALEKFTGHRFNVPRFYYGDLQNCSAIMVLKDFAADNFRMAKQKVNLSLEHALVALKMLGTFHGTGFALKHKNPTEFKRLTESLREPRYDVTDIPGEWAMIVEFSVERLGISTRKYLPHIEESFINRYCKMISEYVLFGRKMVAPVEPLATLCHGDYLRNNIAFKYAEVNGTEQPIDSLMFDMQTVRISSPMLDVATFLSLSTYTAVRQNHFDEIFDAYYTSLVKAFKENTKEEQLPEYLSRESLLREYWRFLPYSICIASHFLMQLVEPMDEGTEEMFTRVVTREEVREDTLRRGGEETDLEITQQIRNMYDILTKHNIDIFKDFDYV, encoded by the exons ATGGCGGCGACACTcgagaaaaaaatcaaagtgGAAATTGATTGGCTTAAGGGCACGTTATTTCCAAAGCTTttagaaaatacaaattttcggaCAGACAATTCAATTGACGGCGCCACGGACAATGTAAAACTAATTAATGTACAGTTAAAATTTATCGGGGTCGAAGAAGCTTTCATGTTGACCACCTGTTATCGGGCTATAATCAAACTGCAACAAGGCAACAAACCTGAAAAAACAACGACGATCGTTGTAAAG AAAACCCCAAATTTACCGCAAGAAGTATTCGATGGCATACAATTTCGTGCGCTATTTAGCAACGAGATCATAGCTTACAACAGTATTCTGCCCGCGTTAGAAAAATTTACCGGACATAGATTTAATGTGCCGCGTTTCTACTATGGAGACCTGCAAAACTGTTCAGCCATAATGGTACTGAAAGATTTTGCCGCCGACAATTTCCGTATGGCCAAGCAGAAAGTCAATCTCTCGTTGGAGCATGCGCTTGTAGCGT TGAAAATGCTGGGCACTTTTCACGGCACGGGTTTCGCATTGAAGCATAAAAACCCCACTGAGTTCAAGCGCCTAACAGAGTCGCTGCGGGAACCACGGTACGATGTTACGGATATACCTGGTGAATGGGCAATGATAGTCGAATTTAGCGTGGAACGTCTTGGGATTTCCACACGCAAGTATCTGCCACACATAGAGGAGAGTTTCATAAATCGCTACTGCAAAATGATTAGTGAGTACGTCTTGTTTGGTCGCAAAATGGTCGCGCCGGTAGAACCACTAGCAACGCTTTGTCATGGCGATTACTTACGCAACAATATAGCCTTCAAATATGCCGAAGTGAAT GGCACTGAACAGCCAATAGATTCGCTCATGTTCGATATGCAAACAGTGCGAATTTCCTCGCCAATGTTAGACGTTGCCACTTTCTTATCCCTTTCTACTTACACGGCAGTTCGTCAGAATCATTTCGACGAAATATTCGATGCGTACTACACAAGTCTGGTCAAAGCATTCAAGGAGAACACTAAAGAAGAACAGCTACCTGAGTATTTGAG CCGTGAATCTCTTTTGCGCGAATACTGGCGTTTCCTACCTTACAGCATTTGCATCGCATCGCATTTTCTCATGCAATTGGTGGAGCCGATGGATGAAGGAACAGAAGAAATGTTTACGCGAGTGGTGACTAGAGAGGAAGTAAGAGAAGACACACTACGCCGAGGAGGCGAGGAAACCGACCTTGAAATAACACAACAAATAAgaaatatgtatgatatattGACGAAACATAATATCGATATATTTAAGGATTTCGATTATGTGTAA
- the LOC105225474 gene encoding MIEF1 upstream open reading frame protein, which yields MLQPSKQQILRLYKHLIRYGNQLQLTDKNYFLGRIRREFREGRGLSDPVQIEFNFKRGETLLRKGRIL from the exons ATGTTACAACCTTCTAAGCAGCAGATACTGCGCCTTTACAAGCATCTAATACGGTACGGCAATCAACTGCAACTTACAGACAAAAACTACTTCTTGGGTCGCATACGACGCGAATTCAGAGAGGGTCGTGGACTAAGCGATCCAGTACAAATTGAATTCAATTTCAAG CGCGGCGAAACGCTTTTGCGAAAAGGGCGCATCCTTTAA
- the LOC125775252 gene encoding mitochondrial translation release factor in rescue, translating to MLQRLLGRAVARHNALPTSLTESTTCYRFKTTNSKIDYSKYPKLNEDDLEEDFMRGSGPGGQSVNKTSNCVFLRHIPTNITIKCHTHRLASKNRIEARKLLLEKLDAHFNGENAVAAQIKILESKKSTERKRRQQKLNEMKKNWKEREQAISDSEERA from the coding sequence ATGTTGCAACGACTGTTAGGAAGAGCTGTCGCTCGGCACAATGCATTACCAACCAGCTTAACAGAGTCTACAACTTGCTATCGCTTTAAAACCACCAACAGTAAAATAGATTACTCAAAGTACCCAAAATTAAATGAGGACGATTTGGAGGAGGACTTCATGCGTGGTAGTGGGCCTGGTGGGCAATCAGTTAATAAAACTTCCAACTGCGTTTTCTTGCGTCACATCCCAACAAACATAACAATTAAATGTCACACGCATCGACTGGCTTCTAAAAACCGCATAGAAGCACGAAAACTTTTACTGGAAAAGTTAGATGCCCACTTTAATGGGGAGAATGCTGTGGCGgcacaaataaaaattcttgAATCAAAAAAGTCGACTGAACGCAAGCGCAGacagcaaaaattaaatgaaatgaagaaGAACTGGAAAGAGCGGGAGCAAGCAATTAGTGACAGCGAGGAAAGGGCGTGA
- the LOC105225476 gene encoding RING-type E3 ubiquitin-protein ligase PPIL2, translating into MGKRQHQKDKMYLTYTEWSELYGGKKVESAENEHIKFKRLPFDHCCITMVPFDTPYCDVDGNIFSLEAIHAFIKTFKVNPITGKSQDAKVLIKLNFHKNAEGEYHCPALFKPFTKNTHIVALATTGNVYSWEAIEQLNIKTKNWKDLIDDSPFQRKDIITIQDPHHLEKFDISRFHHIRKNLRVLSEEEQLERKDPTKRIKTMNLETKETLAELEKDYQPPEETPSTSKRTADKFNAAHYSTGAVAASFTSTAMEPVYNHEAAIIEDDLVKYERVKKKGYVRLQTNCGPLNFELYCDAVPRACDNFMRHCSDGYYNNTKFHRSIRNFMIQGGDPTGTGTGGTSIWGKKFDDEFKPNLSHSGRGMLSMANSGPNTNGSQFFITYRSCKHLDGKHTVFGKLVGGMDTLTQMEKIEVDNKDRPIEDIVIESVQVFVDPFKEALEELEKERAAEREKQVQAAAEVKKQKRLNEPLKVYRQGVGKYLNLTEVKAVGADNSAKNDAPKKKQKSVGKGTFGDFSTW; encoded by the exons ATGGGTAAAAGGCAACATCAAAAAGATAAAAT GTACTTGACGTACACGGAGTGGTCCGAACTTTATGGCGGCAAGAAAGTCGAGTCTGCAGAAAATGAGCACATCAAATTCAAGCGCCTCCCATTTGATCATTGTTGCATTACAATGGTGCCGTTCGATACTCCTTACTGTGATGTCGATggcaatatttttagtttggaGGCAATACATGCATTTATCAAAACATTCAAGGTAAATCCAATTACCGGCAAATCACAAGATGCaaaagttttgataaaattgaattttcacaaaaatgccGAAGGAGAATATCATTGTCCAGCTCTATTCAAACCTTTTACTAAAAATACACATATTGTTGCACTTGCCACAACCGGCAATGTGTACTCGTGGGAAGCTATTGAACAGCTGAACATTAAAACGAAAAATTGGAAAGATCTCATCGACGACTCACCATTTCAACGCAAAGATATAATTACCATACAAGATCCACATCACTTGGAAAAGTTTGACATCTCACGATTTCATCATATACGAAAAAATCTGCGTGTGCTCTCTGAGGAGGAGCAATTGGAACGTAAAGATCCCACGAAACGTATAAAAACAATGAACTTGGAAACTAAAGAAACACTAGCAGAACTGGAGAAAGACTACCAACCACCGGAAGAGACGCCAAGCACTTCCAAACGTACGGCTGACAAATTCAATGCTGCTCATTATTCTACAGGCGCTGTGGCTGCAAGCTTCACATCTACTGCGATGGAACCTGTTTATAATCACGAAGCGGCTATAATTGAAGATGATTTAGTTAAATATGAGCGTGTAAAGAAGAAAGGTTATGTGCGACTCCAAACTAATTGTGGACCACTAAATTTTGAATTGTATTGTGATGCTGTGCCACGCGCTTGCGATAACTTCATGCGACATTGTAGTGACGGTTATTACAATAACACCAAATTTCATCGTTCAATACGAAATTTTATG aTACAAGGTGGTGATCCAACTGGAACTGGTACAGGCGGTACATCGATTTGGGGCAAAAAGTTCGATGACGAATTTAAACCCAATCTCTCACATTCAGGTCGAGGTATGCTCTCAATGGCCAACTCCGGACCAAATACAAATGGATCGCAGTT TTTTATAACATATCGTTCTTGCAAGCATCTAGATGGGAAACACACAGTTTTTGGGAAATTAGTTGGTGGTATGGATACATTAACGCAAATGGAGAAAATTGAAGTGGATAACAAGGATCGCCCCATTGAGGATATAGTCATTGAATCTGTGCAAGTATTTGTTGATCCATTCAAAGAGGCTCTAGAAGAACTGGAAAAAGAGCGTGCCGCAGAAAGAGAAAAACAAGTGCAAGCCGCTGCAGAAGTTAAGAAGCAGAAACGTTTAAATGAACCACTGAAAGTCTATCGACAAGGAGTTGGCAAATATTTGAACTTAACGGAGGTAAAAGCCGTTGGTGCAGATAATAGTGCGAAAAACGATGCcccaaaaaagaaacaaaaatctgTAGGTAAAGGAACATTCGGCGATTTTTCTACATGGTAG
- the LOC105225473 gene encoding trypsin alpha, which translates to MKRTLALLVLLACCAFNHCETDEDSEEEDAGVEFIEVGSGASQPVVTVINLTNSTIISQSSNTTNSRPNFVLPTNHRIVGGRQISIGEAPWQASVIQANTFICGGSVISEYWVLTAAHCVYGNISKRHAVRVGSNQFKTGGQLRIVDRVLYHGGYNPRTSANDIALLRTSKPFKFNSNVKAVRLATYNKEPSSYFISGWGTINEGAANPTKYLRGVNVNRVKKRSCTSSYRGISQITTKQLCASAPKQDSCQGDSGGALTSQGTQYGVVSFGYGCARAGYPGVYTKVSAYRDWITGVTRSLNPKN; encoded by the coding sequence ATGAAACGGACGTTAGCGCTACTCGTTCTACTCGCTTGCTGTGCCTTCAATCACTGCGAAACTGATGAAGATAGCGAAGAAGAGGATGCTGGAGTGGAATTTATCGAAGTGGGCAGTGGCGCATCCCAACCAGTCGTAACCGTTATTAATCTCACCAACTCTACTATAATCAGTCAATCCAGCAATACTACCAACTCGAGACCCAACTTTGTATTGCCCACAAATCATCGAATTGTTGGTGGTCGCCAGATCTCCATCGGAGAAGCACCCTGGCAGGCATCTGTTATACAAGCaaacacttttatttgtggCGGCTCAGTTATCAGCGAATATTGGGTGCTGACCGCCGCTCATTGTGTCTATGGTAATATTAGTAAAAGGCATGCGGTACGTGTAGGCTCTAACCAATTTAAAACCGGCGGTCAATTGCGCATTGTCGATCGTGTACTCTATCATGGTGGTTACAATCCTAGAACTTCTGCTAATGATATAGCCTTGTTGCGTACAAGTAAACCGttcaaattcaattcaaatgtAAAAGCCGTCCGACTGGCGACATACAATAAAGAACCGAGTTCGTATTTTATAAGTGGTTGGGGAACAATAAACGAGGGTGCTGCTAATCCAACGAAATACTTGCGTGGCGTCAATGTGAATCGGGTGAAAAAGAGGTCTTGCACAAGTTCATACCGTGGAATAAGTCAAATTACGACTAAACAGTTATGTGCCTCTGCTCCAAAACAGGATAGTTGTCAAGGCGATTCTGGTGGCGCTTTGACAAGCCAAGGCACACAGTATGGCGTTGTGTCTTTTGGTTATGGCTGCGCGCGAGCTGGCTACCCCGGTGTTTACACCAAAGTATCCGCTTATAGAGACTGGATTACGGGAGTGACAAGATCATTGaacccaaaaaattaa